The following are encoded together in the Panicum virgatum strain AP13 chromosome 6K, P.virgatum_v5, whole genome shotgun sequence genome:
- the LOC120711802 gene encoding ethanolamine-phosphate cytidylyltransferase-like isoform X2: MMMGLLAFESHQGLWNSGYYSQLFGIGGVMITVAILMLSTGYFGGIGAPFAPYFWPYLGQVPKKRERKRPVRVYMDGCFDLMHYGHANALRQAKLLGDQLVVGVVSDEEIVANKGPPVLSMEERLTLVSGLKWVDEVIPNAPYEITEEFMNTLFNKYSIDYIIHGDDPCLLPDGTDAYALAKKVGRYKQIKRTEGVSSTDIVGRILLTFKQKDADTDFNVAVDEKAGAEPNDEVKSHLSHFLPTSRRIMQFSNGQAPSPGARVVYIDGAFDLFHAGHVEILRSARQLGDFLLVGIHDDQSIRDRRGYRPIMHLHERTLSVLACRYVDEVIIGAPWEVSKDMITTFNISLVVHGTVTEGNSAGEIDPYAVPKSMGIFKTIMSPKSITSVSVATRIVDNHEAYKKRNLKKKASEDRYYTQKKFVSGD, encoded by the exons ATGATGATGGGTTTGCTAGCGTTCGAGAGTCACCAGGGGCTCTGGAATAGTGGATACTATTCCCAGTTGTTTGGAATTGGGGGAGTTATGATCACTGTTGCCATTCTTATGCTATCCACGGGCTACTTTGGTGGGATCGGTGCTCCATTTGCTCCGTATTTCTGGCCATATCTAGGACAAGTTCCGAAGAAGAGGGAACGCAAAAGGCCTGTGAGAGTGTACATGGATGGATGCTTTGACCTCATGCACTATGGTCATGCAAATGCGTTGCGACAGGCCAAACTGTTGGGAGATCAGCTGGTAGTTGGGGTTGTCAGTGATGAGGAGATCGTCGCAAATAAGGGCCCGCCTGTCCTTTCTATGGAAGAGAG GTTGACTCTTGTTAGTGGCCTGAAGTGGGTCGATGAGGTCATTCCCAATGCGCCCTATGAGATCACGGAAGAGTTCATGAATACCCTCTTCAACAAATACAGCATTGATTACATTATTCACGGTGATGATCCTTGTCTTCTACCTGATGGCACTGATGCATATGCGTTAGCAAAGAAGGTCGGGCGTTACAAGCAAATCAAGCGAACAGAAGGTGTCTCAAGCACTGATATAGTTG GGAGGATATTGCTAACATTCAAGCAGAAAGATGCTGACACTGATTTTAATGTTGCTGTTGATGAGAAGGCTGGAGCAGAACCAAATGATGAAGTGAAGAGTCATCTATCTCATTTTCTTCCAACTTCTCGTCGAATCATGCAGTTCTCAAATGGGCAG GCTCCTTCGCCAGGTGCTCGTGTTGTGTATATAGATGGTGCATTCGATCTTTTCCACGCTGGCCATGTTGAG ATCCTCAGAAGTGCTAGACAACTTGGTGACTTTCTTCTTGTGGGTATCCATGATGACCAGTCTATCAG GGATAGAAGAGGATATCGTCCTATCATGCATCTTCATGAGCGTACTCTTAGTGTGCTTGCCTGCCGCTATGTTGATGAAGTCATTATTGGCGCACCATGGGAAGTTTCGAAGGACATG ATCACCACGTTTAACATTTCATTGGTTGTGCATGGGACTGTAACCGAGGGCAATTCAGCT GGTGAAATTGATCCTTATGCTGTTCCAAAGAGCATGGGTATTTTTAAGACAATCATGAGCCCGAAATCTATTACATCAGTATCGGTAGCGACAAGAATAGTTGACAATCATGAAGCTTACAAG AAAAGGAACTTGAAAAAGAAGGCTAGTGAAGACAGATACTACACACAAAAGAAATTTGTTTCTGGAGACTAG
- the LOC120711801 gene encoding 26S proteasome non-ATPase regulatory subunit 1 homolog A-like, whose protein sequence is MAPPGSHIFAAGPPRLSSPANPPSSSAPSKARSKAPAKSNRLRTRRKRAAAHPRGHRGGGSAPADMAAAAVTVSSAGSLLAMLQEPAPELKLHALACLNSLVHAFWHEISTSVSSIESLYEDEEFDQRQLAALVASKVFFHLGELNDALSYALGAGALFDVADDSDYAQTLLAKALDEYAAIQSRAAGEEKTMDPRLEAIVERMLDKCILDGKYQQAMGMAVECRRLDKLEAAISRCDNLHGALSYCINLSHQYVSHREYRLEILRCLVKIYQTLPNPDYLSICQCLMFLNESDTVASILDKLISGSKDDALLAYQTAFDLAENENQAFLLNVRNHLDALSSAHANPDSTPALPSDQAANAATEPSGDVQMGDDVNMPNGSALTVDPNKVAHADRLTKIKNILSGETSIQLTLQFLYSHNKSDLLILKTIKQAVEMRNSVCHSATICSNAIMHAGTTVDTFLRENLEWLGRATNWAKFSATAGLGVIHRGHLQQGRALMAPYLPQNGAIGSASPYSEGGALYALGLIHANHGEGIKEFLRESLRNTSSEVVQHGACLGLGLAALGTADEEICEDIKTVLYTDSAVAGEAAGIGMGLLMVGTASEKATEMLAYAHDTQHEKIIRGLSLGIALTVYGREEEADTLIEQMTRDQDPILRYGGMYALALAYRGTANNKAMHQLLHFAVSDVSDDVRRTAVLALGFVLYNEPEQTPRIVSLLSESYNPHVRYGAALAVGISCAGSGLSEAISLLEPLTSDVVDFVRQGALIAMAMVMIQANESYDSRVGAFRRKLEKIILDKHEDTMSKMGAILASGILDAGGRNVTIKLKSKSKHDRLTAVVGLAVFTQFWYWYPLTYFISLAFSPTALIGLNSDLKVPKFEYLSNAKPSLFDYPKPTTQQTATTSVKVPTAILSTYAKAKSKAKKDAESKAKEKAEMVPPSEDASAASTSMQVDGAAAEKKAPEPEPTFQLLTNPARVIPAQEKFIKFLEESRYEPVKAAPSGFVLLRDLKPTEAEELALTDPPSTATANNANTTEQAAMAIDEEPQPPPAFEYTS, encoded by the exons ATGGCCCCTCCTGGATCCCATATATTTGCGGCGGGGCCCCCGCGCCTCTCCTCCCCAGCGaatccgccatcttcttctgctccAAGCAAGGCCCGCAGCAAAGCGCCCGCGAAATCCAATCGCCTGCGGACCAGGAGGAAACGCGCCGCCGCACACCCGAGAGGacaccgcggcggcggatcggcACCCGcggacatggcggcggcggcggtgacggtgAGCTCGGCGGGCTCGCTGCTGGCGATGCTGCAGGAGCCGGCGCCGGAGCTCAAGCTGCACGCGCTCGCCTGCCTCAACTCCCTCGTCCACGCCTTCTGGCACGAGATCTCCACCAGCGTCTCCTCCAT TGAGAGTTTGTATGAAGACGAGGAGTTTGACCAGAGGCAGCTTGCAGCACTAGTTGCTTCCAAGGTGTTTTTCCACTTGGGCGAGCTAAATGACGCTCTGTCATATGCACTTGGTGCTGGAGCCCTGTTTGATGTTGCTGACGACTCCGATTACGCTCAAACACTTCTAG CGAAAGCTTTGGATGAATATGCTGCCATCCAATCAAGGGCTGCAGGGGAAGAAAAAACAATGGACCCAAGATTGGAGGCCATTGTGGAAAGAATGCTGGACAA GTGCATTCTTGATGGAAAATATCAGCAGGCAATGGGTATGGCTGTTGAGTGCAGGAGACTGGATAAGCTTGAGGCCGCAATTTCTCGATGTGATAATCTTCATGGAGCTCTTTCGTATTGCATCAATCTGTCTCACCAATATGTTAGTCATCGTGAATATCGATTGGAG ATTCTGCGGTGTCTTGTAAAAATATACCAGACATTGCCAAATCCGGATTATTTGAGCATTTGCCAGTGTCTTATGTTCTTGAACGAGTCTGACACTGTTGCAAGCATCTTGGACAAGCTTATTTCTGGAAGCAAG GATGATGCTCTCCTTGCGTATCAAACTGCTTTCGATCTTGCTGAAAATGAAAATCAGGCTTTCCTCCTGAATGTGCGGAATCACCTTGATGCATTGAGTTCTGCCCACGCTAACCCTGACAGCACACCAGCTTTACCAAGTGATCAGGCTGCTAATGCTGCTACAGAACCATCTGGGGATGTCCAGATGGGAGATGATGTGAACATGCCAAATGGCAGTGCTCTCACTGTGGATCCAAATAAAGTAGCACATGCTGATAGACTTACAAAAATCAAGAATATACTGTCAGGAGAGACATCTATTCAGTTGACATTACAGTTTCTATACAGCCATAATAAGTCTGATCTTTTAATTCTGAAGACTATAAAGCAAGCTGTGGAAATGAGGAACAGTGTCTGTCACAGTGCAACAATATGCTCCAATGCTATCATGCATGCAGGGACAACAGTAGATACCTTCCTCAGAGAAAACTTG GAATGGCTTGGTAGGGCAACCAACTGGGCTAAGTTCAGCGCCACTGCTGGACTAGGTGTCATTCATAGAGGCCATCTTCAACAAGGTCGTGCATTGATGGCTCCTTACCTACCTCAGAATGGTGCTATTGGTAGTGCTAGTCCATACTCGGAAGGAGGTGCCCTTTATGCTCTTGGTTTGATTCATGCCAACCATGGTGAAGGAATCAAAGAGTTTCTTCGTGAAAGTCTTCGCAACACCAGTTCTGAG GTAGTCCAGCACGGTGCTTGTTTGGGACTCGGACTTGCGGCATTAGGTACAGCAGATGAGGAAATATGCGAGGACATCAAGACTGTTCTGTACACTGATAGTGCTGTGGCCGGCGAGGCAGCTGGTATTGGCATGGGCTTGCTTATGGTTGGCACGGCCAGTGAGAAGGCCACAGAGATGCTTGCCTATGCTCATGATACACAACATGAGAAAATTATCAG GGGCTTGTCACTTGGAATTGCATTGACAGTGTATGGTAGGGAAGAGGAAGCTGACACCTTGATTGAACAAATGACTAGAGATCAAGACCCCATACTTCGTTATGGTGGTATGTACGCATTGGCTCTAGCGTACAGGGGAACTGCAAATAACAAAGCTATGCACCAGCTTCTGCATTTTGCTGTGTCAGACGTGAGCGATGATGTGCGGAGGACTGCAGTATTGGCTCTTGGCTTTGTTCTGTATAACGAGCCTGAGCAGACACCCAGAATCGTGTCCCTGCTATCGGAATCATACAATCCACATGTCCGTTATGGTGCAGCTCTAGCTGTTGGAATCTCCTGCGCCGGATCCGGATTGAGTGAAGCCATCTCCTTGCTGGAGCCTCTTACATCAGACGTCGTTGACTTTGTACGCCAGGGTGCTCTCATTGCCATGGCAATGGTGATGATCCAGGCCAATGAATCATATGATTCACGTGTTGGAGCATTCAGGCGCAAGTTGGAGAAGATCATTCTAGACAAGCATGAGGACACCATGAGCAAAATGGGTGCCATACTGGCTTCAGGTATCCTGGATGCTGGCGGCAGGAACGTCACCATCAAGCTCAAGTCGAAATCAAAGCATGACAGGCTCACTGCTGTTGTTGGACTGGCTGTCTTCACCCAGTTCTGGTACTGGTACCCACTGACATACTTCATCAGCCTTGCCTTCTCCCCGACAGCCCTTATTGGCCTCAATTCTGATCTGAAAGTGCCGAAGTTTGAGTACCTGTCGAACGCTAAGCCATCGCTGTTCGATTATCCCAAACCGACAACTCAGCAGACTGCGACCACATCAGTCAAGGTGCCAACAGCCATCTTGTCAACATATGCCAAGGCGAAGTCTAAGGCAAAGAAGGATGCGGAGAGCAAGGCCAAGGAGAAGGCTGAGATGGTGCCACCTAGCGAGGATGCTTCTGCTGCTTCTACTTCCATGCAG GTGGATGGTGCTGCTGCAGAAAAGAAGGCTCCCGAGCCAGAGCCGACGTTCCAGCTTCTGACGAACCCGGCCCGTGTCATCCCAGCCCAGgagaagttcatcaagttccTGGAGGAGAGCCGGTATGAGCCCGTGAAGGCCGCGCCGTCCGGGTTCGTTCTCCTGCGCGACCTCAAGCCCACCGAGGCTGAGGAGCTGGCCCTCACCGACCCCCCCTCAACCGCCACTGCAAACAACGCCAACACCACCGAGCAGGCTGCCATGGCCATCGACGAGGAGCCCCAGCCGCCCCCGGCCTTTGAGTACACCTCGTGA
- the LOC120711799 gene encoding uncharacterized protein LOC120711799 isoform X3 has protein sequence MTFMSCSAVSSNSIALRHLSEDRIQRRGACACKMFTLGSHRKRVRHPVVFAKKRRRPKKWESPWWKPFFSDWNDDKENLAVLREDDESSEEIGSDQELSENEKFETWRRKAEAIVELREAQQDAMNAEERSWEDWISGGTTSGGGDWGGDASVLDQITDDPAEILRDKSAIEVFRDSIDEDYDDMLFEDRVFMYASTNSAKFLALLIVVPWFIDFLVHDYVMMPFLERYVQKVPLAAELLDVRRSQKLQMVKDLNIEKARYRFEVEIGKSPPLSDEEVWSELREKALELRDEWRLENRNAFANIWSDMVYGLVLFLLICFNPSKVAMLKFTGYKLLNNISDSGKAFIIILVSDILLGCTFAGTIQSQVGIQW, from the exons ATGACCTTCATGAGCTGTTCTGCGGTCAGCTCCAACAGCATTGCACTCCGGCATCTCAGCGAGGATAGGATCCAGCGCCGGGGTGCCTGTGCATGCAAGATGTTCACCCTTGGTTCCCACAGGAAGAGGGTGAGGCACCCGGTGGTCTTCGCAAAGAAGAGGCGGCGGCCCAAGAAGTGGGAAAGTCCATGGTGGAAGCCATTTTTCTCAGATTGGAATGATGACAAGGAGAATTTGGCTGTTTTGAGGGAGGATGACGAATCGTCTGAGGAGATTGGCAGTGACCAAGAGCTGTCGGAGAATGAGAAGTTTGAGACGTGGAGGAGGAAAGCTGAGGCAATTGTTGAGCTGCGGGAAGCCCAGCAGGATGCTATGAATGCCGAGGAACGGTCGTGGGAGGATTGGATCAGTGGGGGCACCACATCGGGGGGAGGAGACTGGGGCGGGGATGCGAGCGTGTTGGACCAGATAACTGATGATCCTGCAGAGATACTGAGGGATAAGAGCGCTATTGAAGTTTTCAGAGATTCCATTGATGAAGATTATGATGACATGTTGTTTGAAGATCGAGTTTTTATGTATGCCTCAACAAATTCG GCCAAATTTCTGGCACTACTGATTGTGGTTCCATGGTTCATAGATTTTCTAGTCCATGACTATGTTATGATGCCCTTTTTAGAGAG ATATGTCCAGAAGGTGCCGCTTGCTGCTGAGTTACTTGATGTAAGACGCAGCCAAAAGCTCCAGATGGTTAAAGACCTAAATATTGAGAAGGCAAGATACCGTTTTGAAGTAGAGATTGGTAAATCTCCTCCACTTTCTGATGAGGAGGTCTGGTCAGAGTTGCGGGAAAAAGc GTTAGAGTTGAGAGATGAATGGAGATTAGAAAACCGGAATGCTTTTGCAAATATATGGTCTGATATGGTTTATGGGCTTGTGCTATTCCTTCTTATCTGCTTCAACCCGAGCAAA GTTGCGATGCTGAAGTTCACAGGATATAAGTTGCTAAATAACATCTCAGACAGTGGGAAGGCCTTTATTATTATTCTAGTATCAGACATCCTTCTAGG CTGCACTTTTGCAGGTACCATTCAGAGCCAGGTTGGCATACAATGGTAG
- the LOC120711799 gene encoding chloroplast envelope membrane protein-like isoform X1 yields MTFMSCSAVSSNSIALRHLSEDRIQRRGACACKMFTLGSHRKRVRHPVVFAKKRRRPKKWESPWWKPFFSDWNDDKENLAVLREDDESSEEIGSDQELSENEKFETWRRKAEAIVELREAQQDAMNAEERSWEDWISGGTTSGGGDWGGDASVLDQITDDPAEILRDKSAIEVFRDSIDEDYDDMLFEDRVFMYASTNSAKFLALLIVVPWFIDFLVHDYVMMPFLERYVQKVPLAAELLDVRRSQKLQMVKDLNIEKARYRFEVEIGKSPPLSDEEVWSELREKALELRDEWRLENRNAFANIWSDMVYGLVLFLLICFNPSKVAMLKFTGYKLLNNISDSGKAFIIILVSDILLGYHSEPGWHTMVEVILEHYGLEADQAAVTFFVCLVPVAFDVLIKFWVYKYLPRLSPSVGNILDEITRH; encoded by the exons ATGACCTTCATGAGCTGTTCTGCGGTCAGCTCCAACAGCATTGCACTCCGGCATCTCAGCGAGGATAGGATCCAGCGCCGGGGTGCCTGTGCATGCAAGATGTTCACCCTTGGTTCCCACAGGAAGAGGGTGAGGCACCCGGTGGTCTTCGCAAAGAAGAGGCGGCGGCCCAAGAAGTGGGAAAGTCCATGGTGGAAGCCATTTTTCTCAGATTGGAATGATGACAAGGAGAATTTGGCTGTTTTGAGGGAGGATGACGAATCGTCTGAGGAGATTGGCAGTGACCAAGAGCTGTCGGAGAATGAGAAGTTTGAGACGTGGAGGAGGAAAGCTGAGGCAATTGTTGAGCTGCGGGAAGCCCAGCAGGATGCTATGAATGCCGAGGAACGGTCGTGGGAGGATTGGATCAGTGGGGGCACCACATCGGGGGGAGGAGACTGGGGCGGGGATGCGAGCGTGTTGGACCAGATAACTGATGATCCTGCAGAGATACTGAGGGATAAGAGCGCTATTGAAGTTTTCAGAGATTCCATTGATGAAGATTATGATGACATGTTGTTTGAAGATCGAGTTTTTATGTATGCCTCAACAAATTCG GCCAAATTTCTGGCACTACTGATTGTGGTTCCATGGTTCATAGATTTTCTAGTCCATGACTATGTTATGATGCCCTTTTTAGAGAG ATATGTCCAGAAGGTGCCGCTTGCTGCTGAGTTACTTGATGTAAGACGCAGCCAAAAGCTCCAGATGGTTAAAGACCTAAATATTGAGAAGGCAAGATACCGTTTTGAAGTAGAGATTGGTAAATCTCCTCCACTTTCTGATGAGGAGGTCTGGTCAGAGTTGCGGGAAAAAGc GTTAGAGTTGAGAGATGAATGGAGATTAGAAAACCGGAATGCTTTTGCAAATATATGGTCTGATATGGTTTATGGGCTTGTGCTATTCCTTCTTATCTGCTTCAACCCGAGCAAA GTTGCGATGCTGAAGTTCACAGGATATAAGTTGCTAAATAACATCTCAGACAGTGGGAAGGCCTTTATTATTATTCTAGTATCAGACATCCTTCTAGG GTACCATTCAGAGCCAGGTTGGCATACAATGGTAGAGGTTATTCTAGAGCACTATGGGCTTGAAGCTGATCAAGCTGCAGTcacattttttgtttgtttggtgCCTGTTGCTTTCGACGTGTTAATAAAGTTTTGG GTATACAAATACCTTCCGAGATTATCACCCAGTGTGGGCAACATTTTGGATGAAATAACGCGGCACTAG
- the LOC120711798 gene encoding glucan endo-1,3-beta-glucosidase 6-like — translation MAAAAAAVRAAAVAVLSVAVLCGAAQAIGVNWGTQLSHPLPASTVVRLLQDNGFDKVKLFDAEDAILGALKGSGIQVMVGIPNDMLADLAAGGKAAEDWVAKNVSGHVRDGVDIRYVAVGNEPFLETFNGTYLNTTFPAMQNIQAALVKAGLADKVKVTVPLNADVYQSPTGKPSDGDFRGDIHGLMLTIVQFLASTGAPFVANVYPFISLYTDPNFPLDYAFFQGSSSPVVDGGVTYQNTFDANHDTLVAALRRNGFGNVSVVVGEVGWPTDGDANANLDYARRFNQGFLAHIAGGQGTPLRPGPVDAYLFSLIDEDRKSIQPGNFERHWGIFNYDGTPKYALSLAGGGNGSAALTLKPARGVQYLEKRWCVLKPSADLADQKVGDSVGYACGLADCTALGYKTSCGGLDARGNVSYAFNSYYQTMDQDDRACDFRGLAAATSVDPTAGTCRFIVQIDVGAAAAISSARGVAGGVASSALAALVLMSSMLL, via the exons atggcggcggcggcggcggctgtgcgcgccgcggcggtggcggtgctgtCAGTGGCGGTGCtgtgcggcgcggcgcaggcGATCGGCGTGAACTGGGGCACGCAGCTGAGCCACCCGCTGCCGGCGAGCACGGTGGTGCGGCTGCTGCAGGACAACGGCTTCGACAAGGTGAAGCTGTTCGACGCCGAGGACGCCATCCTCGGCGCGCTCAAGGGCTCGGGCATCCAGGTCATGGTCGGCATCCCCAACGACATGctcgccgacctcgccgccggcggcaaggccgccgaggaCTGGGTCGCCAAGAACGTCTCCGGCCACGTCCGCGACGGCGTCGACATCAG GTACGTGGCCGTGGGTAACGAGCCGTTCCTGGAGACGTTCAACGGGACGTACCTGAATACGACGTTCCCGGCGATGCAGAACATCCAGGCGGCGCTGGTGAAGGCCGGCCTTGCCGACAAGGTGAAGGTGACGGTGCCGCTGAACGCCGACGTGTACCAGTCGCCGACGGGGAAGCCGTCGGACGGCGACTTCCGCGGCGACATCCACGGCCTGATGCTCACCATCGTGCAGTTCCTGGCGTCCACGGGCGCGCCGTTCGTGGCCAACGTGTACCCGTTCATCAGCCTGTACACGGACCCCAACTTCCCGCTGGACTACGCCTTCTTCCAGGGCTCGTCGTCGCCGGTGGTCGACGGCGGCGTCACCTACCAGAACACCTTCGACGCCAACCACGACAcgctggtggcggcgctccgccgGAACGGGTTCGGCAACGTGTCGGTGGTGGTCGGCGAGGTCGGGTGGCCGACGGACGGCGACGCCAACGCCAACCTCGACTACGCGCGGCGCTTCAACCAGGGGTTCCTCGCCCACATCGCCGGCGGCCAGGGCACGCCGCTGCGGCCGGGCCCCGTCGACGCCTACCTCTTCAGCCTCATCGACGAGGACCGCAAGAGCATCCAGCCGGGCAACTTCGAGCGCCACTGGGGCATCTTCAACTACGACGGCACGCCCAAGTACGCGCtcagcctcgccggcggcggcaacggctcGGCTGCGCTGACGCTCAAGCCGGCGAGGGGCGTCCAGTACCTGGAGAAGCGGTGGTGCGTGCTCAAGCCGTCGGCGGACCTCGCCGATCAGAAGGTCGGCGACAGCGTCGGCTACGCGTGCGGGCTCGCCGACTGCACGGCGCTCGGGTACAAGACCTCCTGCGGCGGCCTCGACGCCAGGGGCAACGTTTCCTACGCCTTCAACAGCTACTACCAGACCATGGACCAGGACGACCGCGCCTGCGACTTCaggggcctcgccgccgccacctccgtcgACCCCACGGCGGGGACGTGCCGCTTCATCGTCCAGATcgacgtcggcgccgccgcggctatcAGCTCCGCCAGGGGCGTCGCCGGAGGCGTGGCCAgctccgcgctcgccgcgctcgtGCTCATGTCGTCCATGTTGCTCTGA
- the LOC120711799 gene encoding proton extrusion protein PcxA-like isoform X2, which translates to MTFMSCSAVSSNSIALRHLSEDRIQRRGACACKMFTLGSHRKRVRHPVVFAKKRRRPKKWESPWWKPFFSDWNDDKENLAVLREDDESSEEIGSDQELSENEKFETWRRKAEAIVELREAQQDAMNAEERSWEDWISGGTTSGGGDWGGDASVLDQITDDPAEILRDKSAIEVFRDSIDEDYDDMLFEDRVFMYASTNSAKFLALLIVVPWFIDFLVHDYVMMPFLERYVQKVPLAAELLDVRRSQKLQMVKDLNIEKARYRFEVEIGKSPPLSDEEVWSELREKALELRDEWRLENRNAFANIWSDMVYGLVLFLLICFNPSKVAMLKFTGYKLLNNISDSGKAFIIILVSDILLGYTNTFRDYHPVWATFWMK; encoded by the exons ATGACCTTCATGAGCTGTTCTGCGGTCAGCTCCAACAGCATTGCACTCCGGCATCTCAGCGAGGATAGGATCCAGCGCCGGGGTGCCTGTGCATGCAAGATGTTCACCCTTGGTTCCCACAGGAAGAGGGTGAGGCACCCGGTGGTCTTCGCAAAGAAGAGGCGGCGGCCCAAGAAGTGGGAAAGTCCATGGTGGAAGCCATTTTTCTCAGATTGGAATGATGACAAGGAGAATTTGGCTGTTTTGAGGGAGGATGACGAATCGTCTGAGGAGATTGGCAGTGACCAAGAGCTGTCGGAGAATGAGAAGTTTGAGACGTGGAGGAGGAAAGCTGAGGCAATTGTTGAGCTGCGGGAAGCCCAGCAGGATGCTATGAATGCCGAGGAACGGTCGTGGGAGGATTGGATCAGTGGGGGCACCACATCGGGGGGAGGAGACTGGGGCGGGGATGCGAGCGTGTTGGACCAGATAACTGATGATCCTGCAGAGATACTGAGGGATAAGAGCGCTATTGAAGTTTTCAGAGATTCCATTGATGAAGATTATGATGACATGTTGTTTGAAGATCGAGTTTTTATGTATGCCTCAACAAATTCG GCCAAATTTCTGGCACTACTGATTGTGGTTCCATGGTTCATAGATTTTCTAGTCCATGACTATGTTATGATGCCCTTTTTAGAGAG ATATGTCCAGAAGGTGCCGCTTGCTGCTGAGTTACTTGATGTAAGACGCAGCCAAAAGCTCCAGATGGTTAAAGACCTAAATATTGAGAAGGCAAGATACCGTTTTGAAGTAGAGATTGGTAAATCTCCTCCACTTTCTGATGAGGAGGTCTGGTCAGAGTTGCGGGAAAAAGc GTTAGAGTTGAGAGATGAATGGAGATTAGAAAACCGGAATGCTTTTGCAAATATATGGTCTGATATGGTTTATGGGCTTGTGCTATTCCTTCTTATCTGCTTCAACCCGAGCAAA GTTGCGATGCTGAAGTTCACAGGATATAAGTTGCTAAATAACATCTCAGACAGTGGGAAGGCCTTTATTATTATTCTAGTATCAGACATCCTTCTAGG GTATACAAATACCTTCCGAGATTATCACCCAGTGTGGGCAACATTTTGGATGAAATAA
- the LOC120711802 gene encoding ethanolamine-phosphate cytidylyltransferase-like isoform X1, which yields MMMGLLAFESHQGLWNSGYYSQLFGIGGVMITVAILMLSTGYFGGIGAPFAPYFWPYLGQVPKKRERKRPVRVYMDGCFDLMHYGHANALRQAKLLGDQLVVGVVSDEEIVANKGPPVLSMEERLTLVSGLKWVDEVIPNAPYEITEEFMNTLFNKYSIDYIIHGDDPCLLPDGTDAYALAKKVGRYKQIKRTEGVSSTDIVGRILLTFKQKDADTDFNVAVDEKAGAEPNDEVKSHLSHFLPTSRRIMQFSNGQAPSPGARVVYIDGAFDLFHAGHVEILRSARQLGDFLLVGIHDDQSIRDRRGYRPIMHLHERTLSVLACRYVDEVIIGAPWEVSKDMITTFNISLVVHGTVTEGNSAGEIDPYAVPKSMGIFKTIMSPKSITSVSVATRIVDNHEAYKVHDVTGSKVIVLSDPFLPVLNIVTGVFINRKGT from the exons ATGATGATGGGTTTGCTAGCGTTCGAGAGTCACCAGGGGCTCTGGAATAGTGGATACTATTCCCAGTTGTTTGGAATTGGGGGAGTTATGATCACTGTTGCCATTCTTATGCTATCCACGGGCTACTTTGGTGGGATCGGTGCTCCATTTGCTCCGTATTTCTGGCCATATCTAGGACAAGTTCCGAAGAAGAGGGAACGCAAAAGGCCTGTGAGAGTGTACATGGATGGATGCTTTGACCTCATGCACTATGGTCATGCAAATGCGTTGCGACAGGCCAAACTGTTGGGAGATCAGCTGGTAGTTGGGGTTGTCAGTGATGAGGAGATCGTCGCAAATAAGGGCCCGCCTGTCCTTTCTATGGAAGAGAG GTTGACTCTTGTTAGTGGCCTGAAGTGGGTCGATGAGGTCATTCCCAATGCGCCCTATGAGATCACGGAAGAGTTCATGAATACCCTCTTCAACAAATACAGCATTGATTACATTATTCACGGTGATGATCCTTGTCTTCTACCTGATGGCACTGATGCATATGCGTTAGCAAAGAAGGTCGGGCGTTACAAGCAAATCAAGCGAACAGAAGGTGTCTCAAGCACTGATATAGTTG GGAGGATATTGCTAACATTCAAGCAGAAAGATGCTGACACTGATTTTAATGTTGCTGTTGATGAGAAGGCTGGAGCAGAACCAAATGATGAAGTGAAGAGTCATCTATCTCATTTTCTTCCAACTTCTCGTCGAATCATGCAGTTCTCAAATGGGCAG GCTCCTTCGCCAGGTGCTCGTGTTGTGTATATAGATGGTGCATTCGATCTTTTCCACGCTGGCCATGTTGAG ATCCTCAGAAGTGCTAGACAACTTGGTGACTTTCTTCTTGTGGGTATCCATGATGACCAGTCTATCAG GGATAGAAGAGGATATCGTCCTATCATGCATCTTCATGAGCGTACTCTTAGTGTGCTTGCCTGCCGCTATGTTGATGAAGTCATTATTGGCGCACCATGGGAAGTTTCGAAGGACATG ATCACCACGTTTAACATTTCATTGGTTGTGCATGGGACTGTAACCGAGGGCAATTCAGCT GGTGAAATTGATCCTTATGCTGTTCCAAAGAGCATGGGTATTTTTAAGACAATCATGAGCCCGAAATCTATTACATCAGTATCGGTAGCGACAAGAATAGTTGACAATCATGAAGCTTACAAGGTACATGACGTTACAGGCTCAAAGGTCATAGTTCTGTCTGATCCCTTTTTACCTGTGCTAAACATTGTTACTGGGGTTTTTATAAACAGAAAAGGAACTTGA